In Candidatus Micrarchaeia archaeon, a single genomic region encodes these proteins:
- the rpsM gene encoding 30S ribosomal protein S13 has protein sequence MAEKTEKKPEKTEKKDAKEAPKEAPKAPPRKIEKNVKGIKRIAGKDVSGDYKLPKALLRVRGIGKSLNQAIAKLLIREMKLPENVDVGDLNDEQIEQMDKILNNLGQYGLPEFMLNRRKDYMEGGNKHIIMNDLIFALKQDVERDKNTYTWKGYRHAYGQKVRGQRTRNTGRVGMTVGVLRKAVLAQAKAATTPGAAQAAKPAAGAPAVAKPAAAPAKK, from the coding sequence ATGGCTGAAAAAACAGAGAAAAAACCTGAGAAGACGGAAAAGAAGGACGCTAAGGAAGCCCCGAAAGAGGCGCCTAAAGCTCCTCCTAGGAAGATAGAGAAGAACGTGAAGGGAATCAAGCGTATCGCCGGAAAGGATGTGAGCGGCGACTACAAGCTCCCGAAAGCTCTCCTTAGAGTGCGCGGAATAGGCAAAAGCCTGAACCAAGCGATTGCAAAGCTCCTGATTCGGGAGATGAAGCTCCCGGAAAACGTTGACGTGGGCGACCTGAACGACGAGCAGATAGAGCAGATGGACAAGATTCTCAACAATTTGGGGCAGTACGGGCTCCCGGAATTCATGCTCAACAGGAGAAAGGACTACATGGAGGGCGGGAACAAGCACATAATCATGAACGACTTGATTTTCGCGCTCAAGCAGGACGTTGAAAGGGACAAGAACACTTACACCTGGAAGGGATACAGGCACGCCTACGGCCAGAAAGTCAGAGGCCAGAGGACCCGCAACACCGGGCGCGTGGGCATGACGGTCGGAGTGCTCAGGAAGGCTGTGCTGGCACAGGCAAAGGCCGCGACAACCCCGGGAGCAGCCCAGGCTGCGAAGCCGGCGGCAGGAGCACCAGCAGTTGCGAAGCCCGCAGCGGCTCCGGCTAAGAAATAG
- a CDS encoding 30S ribosomal protein S4, with product MGDPRKLRNKYSKPKKLLDKGRIAEESALKHTYGLKNMRELWLAVSELKKGRREARRLLSLTEAERNKEEGVVLTKLRRLGMIDDKAKVEDILSLTVKDVLERRLQTRVLRKGLAKTMAQSRQLITHGFISINDRIVNIPSYMVSALEEGTVRHSKHIEIDHRFVEPKAEKPAEPAKAEEKPKE from the coding sequence ATGGGAGACCCGAGAAAACTCAGGAACAAATACTCAAAACCCAAGAAGCTTCTTGACAAGGGCAGGATAGCGGAGGAAAGCGCGCTCAAGCACACCTACGGCCTGAAGAACATGCGCGAGCTGTGGCTCGCGGTGAGCGAACTCAAGAAGGGAAGGCGCGAAGCCCGGAGGCTCCTCTCGCTTACTGAAGCAGAGAGGAACAAGGAGGAGGGCGTGGTGCTCACCAAGCTCAGGCGCCTCGGCATGATAGACGACAAGGCCAAAGTGGAAGACATCCTTTCATTGACGGTCAAGGACGTGCTCGAAAGAAGGCTCCAGACAAGGGTGCTGAGAAAAGGGCTCGCAAAGACCATGGCCCAGTCCAGGCAACTGATAACGCACGGATTCATCTCCATAAACGACAGGATTGTGAACATTCCTTCGTACATGGTTTCAGCTTTGGAGGAGGGGACCGTGAGGCACTCGAAGCACATTGAAATAGACCACCGCTTCGTGGAGCCGAAGGCCGAAAAGCCGGCCGAGCCGGCCAAAGCCGAGGAGAAGCCCAAAGAGTGA
- a CDS encoding DNA-directed RNA polymerase subunit D, with protein sequence MKLEITKEEGNKLNFELAGVNTSFANAVRRYMIKSVPTFAIEEVTFYENSSPIFDEYISHRIGLVPIFTPEDVPKEAEITFYLDTKGPRTVYSEELESKDKEVKVARGKIPLVTLSDGQTLRLEGKAFLRTAEKHAKFQPGLAAYEIAGETYKFTVESFFQMPPRELLARALAILDDDLEALHKQLHKAEKGSKKK encoded by the coding sequence ATGAAACTCGAAATAACCAAGGAAGAGGGGAACAAGCTCAATTTCGAGCTTGCTGGAGTGAACACTTCGTTTGCCAACGCGGTCCGCAGGTACATGATAAAATCGGTCCCCACGTTCGCGATAGAGGAAGTGACGTTCTACGAGAACTCCTCGCCGATATTCGATGAGTACATCTCGCACAGGATAGGGCTCGTGCCGATATTCACTCCCGAAGACGTCCCGAAGGAGGCGGAAATCACCTTCTATCTGGACACTAAAGGCCCCAGGACAGTGTACTCTGAGGAGCTGGAGAGCAAGGACAAGGAGGTGAAGGTCGCAAGAGGGAAAATCCCGCTCGTGACCCTTTCAGACGGCCAGACGCTCAGGCTCGAAGGAAAGGCGTTCCTCAGGACTGCTGAGAAGCACGCGAAATTCCAGCCCGGGCTCGCAGCCTACGAAATTGCCGGGGAAACGTACAAGTTCACGGTGGAGTCGTTTTTCCAGATGCCCCCGCGCGAGCTTCTCGCAAGGGCGCTCGCAATCCTCGACGACGACCTTGAAGCGCTTCACAAGCAGCTCCACAAAGCCGAGAAGGGAAGCAAGAAGAAATAA
- a CDS encoding VWA domain-containing protein: MKKNLLILSLVLLMAAAYAKPLLLIIDSSGSMDDTLPSGKTKLETAKEVAIETVNSYGDEIALMVYTDCDSGGDPLSGSISVWEPFTTSKSSLISKINSITADSSTPIANSITEGTKYLQQIKGTGQMVLLTDGEETCSGDVVSAVEAAQSAGMEVKVVGFALDTSSQDAISSSVTQGGGKYYNAGDEIELRQALSEAVSDASCCAPTAILLIPLLAGLYMKLRAA, translated from the coding sequence ATGAAAAAGAATCTTCTGATACTAAGCCTTGTATTGCTGATGGCCGCAGCTTACGCCAAGCCCCTGCTGCTGATAATAGACTCTTCAGGAAGCATGGACGACACGCTTCCCTCGGGAAAGACGAAGCTGGAAACAGCGAAGGAGGTCGCGATAGAAACCGTGAACAGCTACGGGGATGAGATAGCGCTCATGGTCTACACCGACTGCGACAGCGGCGGAGACCCTCTCTCGGGCAGCATAAGCGTCTGGGAGCCATTCACTACGAGCAAGAGCTCCCTGATTTCGAAGATAAATTCGATAACCGCAGACAGCAGCACGCCGATAGCCAACTCAATCACTGAAGGCACGAAATACCTCCAGCAGATCAAGGGCACGGGCCAGATGGTGCTCCTCACCGACGGCGAGGAAACCTGCAGCGGCGACGTTGTTTCTGCAGTGGAAGCTGCGCAGAGCGCCGGGATGGAGGTGAAAGTGGTGGGCTTCGCACTGGACACTTCAAGCCAGGACGCGATTTCCTCTTCGGTCACTCAGGGAGGCGGAAAATACTACAATGCCGGAGATGAGATTGAGCTCAGGCAGGCGCTCAGCGAGGCAGTGAGCGACGCATCGTGCTGCGCCCCGACCGCGATTCTCCTGATTCCGCTTCTGGCCGGCCTTTACATGAAGCTGAGAGCCGCATAA
- a CDS encoding iron-sulfur cluster assembly scaffold protein, whose translation MDIYMDRILELHKNPINYGEIADADIKKTDYNPSCGDMVQVFIKLSKDRKTVADAKFTGQGCAISIASASLLMGAVKGRKMEEIAEMGQKEVFEMLGVDLSRNPSRIKCAMLPLVVLKKGIKEGK comes from the coding sequence ATGGACATTTACATGGACCGCATTCTGGAATTGCACAAGAATCCCATCAACTACGGGGAGATTGCGGACGCTGACATAAAGAAAACTGATTACAATCCTTCCTGCGGGGACATGGTGCAGGTTTTCATCAAGCTTTCCAAGGACCGGAAAACCGTCGCGGATGCGAAGTTCACCGGGCAGGGGTGCGCAATCAGCATCGCCTCAGCGTCTTTGCTCATGGGCGCCGTAAAGGGGAGGAAAATGGAGGAGATTGCGGAAATGGGGCAGAAAGAAGTGTTTGAAATGCTCGGAGTGGATTTGAGCAGGAATCCCTCAAGGATAAAATGCGCGATGCTCCCGCTCGTTGTTTTGAAGAAAGGGATAAAAGAAGGGAAATAA